The Deltaproteobacteria bacterium GWC2_65_14 genome includes the window ACCTTGTCGGTCGGCGTCCCTCCCCGGGCCTGGATCAGCCGGTAGAGCCCCCCGCAGAACCGCCCCTCGTCGTCGCGCAGGAACACCAGGAAATCCTTCTTCTCCCCCGCCGGGGTCCCGTCCGCCATGGCGGCCAGGCACTGCACCCCCGCCCGCTCCGCCTCGAGCAACGCCTGCATCCGGTCGATCATCGCCCCTTCCCCCTCCCTAGACCCCGGCGGCCCGGTTCAGCTCCTCCAGGACCTGCTTTTCGCTCACGTTGTGCATCATCGCGCTCTGCGTGACGCTCTCGGTCGCCTGTCCGGGGCAGGAGAAGCAGGCCTGCCCGTAGTATTTCCGGAACACCGTCTCCGTCTCAGGGTAGACGGCCAGGATGTCGCCCAGGATGTTGTCCGCGCGGATCTGCTTCCCCCGCGAGACCCCGCCCTTCCGTTGCACGGCGTTCCCGGCGGGTCCGCCCGCAGGCGCGGCAGCTCCGGGTGCCGGAGCCCCCCCGGCCGCGGCGGAAAGCTTCGCGACCATCGGCTCGAGGTCGACGTTGTGCCGCTGGCACGCCATCCGCAGCGTGATCGGGATCTGCTTGACCTGCTCCCGGTGCTCCGGGTTCCCCAGCGACGCGAACCCGTTCGCCACGAAGACCTCCACCGTCTGGGGCCACCGGGTCAGGATCTCCCCCACCCGCATGTCGGGGACGATGTCGACCTGCGCGGCCGCGGGAGAGGGGGCCGGTGCGGCCTGCGGGCGGGCCGCGGGAGCCTCCTCCCGCTCCTCCTCTTCGGCCAACTTCGCCGGCTCGATGAGCATGGTGGCCCCCAGGTTGACCACGAACATCGCCACCGAGAGGACCGAGAGCGCGGCGAACAGCACGAACCCGGTCGAGGGGCGCTCCGGGGAGGTGGCCACCATCCCGATCAGCCCCACGTTGGCCGCGTAGAAGTGGAGCGGGACCCAGGACGGCCAATGCAGGGTGCGGCCGTTGAACCGGGGGAGGATGAAGTACCCCACGCCGTAGATCATCATCGACATGAACCCGAGCAGGTTGAAGTGGACGTGGGCGAAGTGCGCCCACCCCGCCCCGGCCGTTGCCCCCATCCAGACCCCGAGCAGTGCGGCCAGGAGGAAGTAGACGAGCGCTGCGACGACAAACGCCTTGGTGTATCGGTCCATCGTTCCTCCTTATCGGGGACACTCCTGGTTTTCTCGGCGAAACGAAAAGGAGTGTCCCCGCCCATCCGCTACGAGTGTCCCCCGCCGACCTTCGCGGGCCTCAGGGTGAACAGGTCGGTGACGGTGGTGAGCAGTCCGGCCAGGAAGAAGAGCCCTGCCACCACCGTGATCCCCATCCAGAGCCGCATGTGCCCCTGGGCGGTCATGTATCCCATCCCGAGCACCCGCTCGATGTAGCTCTGCAGGACCCCCCCCACGGTGAAGGTGAGCCCCATGGTCATCATCGCGATGTTCATCGTCCAGAAGCCGTACTTGCCGCGCCGGTCGTCGAAGACCTCGATCCCCTTGATCCTGGGCATCGCGAAGTAGAAGGTCGTCAGGTTCAGCAGGGCGTAGGCCCCGAAGAAGGCCAGGTGCCCGTGGGCCACGGTGACCTGGGAGCCGTGCGTGTAGTAGTTGATCTGCGGCAGCGTGTGCGCGATCCCCCACACCCCGGCTCCGATCATGTGGAAGATGGCGCAGCCGATCGCGTAGGTCCATACCAGCGGATTGACGATCTCTTTCTTGCGCTGCTTGACGTGGTGCATCGTGTCGATGACCATCAAAAGGATCGGAAGCGGCTCCAGCGCGGAGAAGATCCCGCCGATCCAGAGCCAGTACCGCGGGGCGCCGAGCCAGTAGTAGTGGTGCCCGGTGCCGGCGAGCCCCGTGAACATGAAGAGGCCGATCTCCACGTAGAGCCACTTCTCGACGACCTGCCGGTCCACCCCGGTGAGCTTCATCAGGATGAAGGCCAGGATGGCGCCGGTGACGAGCTCCCACGACCCTTCCACCCAGAGGTGGATGACCCACCACCAGTAGTACCAGTCGATCACCAGGTTCCGGTAGAAGGGGATCCCGAACAGGTAGAGGAGGGCGAGGAAGACCAGCCCGCCCAGGAGGGTCCCCTGGATGACGGTCCACCGGTTTGCCTTGAGCATCGTCATCCCCACGTTGAAGAGGAAGACCAGCGCCCCCACGACCACCACGAGGTCGAGCGGGCGGGGGATCTCCAGCAGCGGGCGCCCCTGCGTCCACCCGAAGAAGAAGCCGACCAGGGCGACGACCCCGGTGACCAGGAGGGCGATGAGCTGGAACCAGGCGAGCCCGGTCGAGTAGATCTCCGACTGCGTCTCCTCGGGGACGATGTAGTAGGTCCCTCCCATGAAGCCCAGGAGCATCCAGAGGACGAGCAGGTTGGTGTGCATCGCCCGCGCCGTGGCGAAGGGGAAGACGTCGACGACCTCCTGCGGGACGGTGAAGGTGTAGCTGTACCCGAGGTAGAGCCCCATGAGCACCTGCAGGACGAAGAGCGGAAGCGCGGCGACGAAGTACCAGTAGGCGATTTTCTGGGATCGGTATTCCATCAGGTCCTCCTTATTTCAGGGTGGAAAGGAACTTCGCCACTTCCTCGAGCTCCCGGTCGGAAAGGCCTGTCTGGGGCGGCATCATGGCCTTGGGGTTGACGCTCTTGGGGTTCCGGATGTACCGACGGATCGCTTCCTGCGAGAGCCTTTGTCCGACCTTGTCCATCGCGGGTCCGAAGGTGCCTCCCGTCCCGTTCAGCGAGTGGCAGTTCATGCACCCCTTCGTCTGGAAGACCGCGGCACCCGGGGAGACGCCCACCGTGGCGACCATCACCTGCTCGCCCCGGGAGAGCCGCTTCTTGCTGTCCTGCGGGGGCCAGTCGTTGTTGTTGATCTCCCCCACCCAGTCGAAGAATGCGACCAGATCCTCGATCTCCTGGTCGGAGACCTTCTGGTTCGGCATCTTCCGCCACGAGTTCGCGAAGGCCACCTCGGGGCTCTTCACCCGGTACCGGATCCCGTCGGCCCCGACCCGCTGGACCACCCGGGTCAGGTCCGGGGCGTAGTAGGCGCCGAAGCCCAGGATCGTGTGGCAGTCGTTGCAGTTGTACTTCTCGAAGGCCCGTTTCCCCGCCACGACCTGGTCGGACAGCTTGTCCACGTTGGACAGCGTCGCCACCTGCCGGTGCGTGTCATACGTGGCCCCCAGGAAGAGCGCCGCCGAGGAGAGCGTGCCCACCAGGAAAATCCAGAAGGCGGTCTTCTTGGTCATCCGGAAACCTCCTTTTCATTCTTCGGTTCACTGCAGGATATGGAACGTCCAATAGGCGCGGGTCTCCGCAGGGAAACGGCGCCTGTTTCGGGCCTTTCGGTTCCGGGAATTGGTTGCCTGGCAGGGGAAGATTCCGCCGGGGCGCTCACCGCGCGGACAGGGAGGTCCCCCGGGATCTTCCTGTCGGTTGCTTCCCACCGGCCCATCGCTTCCCCCCTTCCCACGCCGCGGTGTGAAACCCGCCGGGAACGGAGTCAGGGTAGACGGCATGCGCGCACCGCGCATTGATGTATGTCAATCGGCCCCCTGGGAGGGGAAAAATCCGGTTTGAGCGACGGAGATTTCCCGATAATATTACACCAAACCCGCGGCGGTGAGGAGGGGGTGCCATGGAGAGGCTGATCGGCGGGATCCACCGGTTCCGGAAGCAGTACTGGAGTGAAAACCAAGAGCTTTTCGGAAGGCTGGCCGAGCACGGGCAGGCGCCGGAGGCGCTCTTCATCACCTGCTGCGACTCCCGCGTCATCCCCACGGTGATCACCCACTCGCACCCGGGCGACCTGTTCATCGTCAAGAACATGGGAAACTTCGTGCCTCCGTATTCGGTGAATCCCCTGGACGGAACGGGGGTGGCCGCCGCGATCGAGTACGCGGTGGAGTTCCTCCGGATCCGGGATATCATCGTCTGCGGGCACTCCGACTGCGGGGCGATGAATGCGCTCTACAAGGATCCGGCCGGGTTTTCGGAGACCCCCCACATCGCGGAGTGGCTGCGGAACGGGAAGCGGACGGTCGAGGTGGTGGCCGAAAACTACCCCGGCAAGTCGAAGGAGGAGCGGCTGGCGATCACCGCCGAGGAGAATGTCCTGGTGCAGATGGAGAACCTGCGGACCTATTCCGTCGTCCAGAAGGCGGCGCGGGAGGGGCGCCTCTTCGTCCACGCCTGGTTCTTCGAGATCGGCAGCGGGACGGTCTACCGCTATTCGCCCGGCAAGGGGCAGTATGAGCCGATCCTCTACGAGGAGTAGCCCGGCGCCTTCTCTCCCGGCAGGGTGTGCCCGGGCGGAGCCGTTCCCATGCGTCCTCGGGACGGGGCGCACCGTGGGCGCAACCGTGGGCGCAGCCTGCCGAAGGATGGGGGGATGAGCGGAGATAAAAAGATTCTCCGGGAGCGGAGGGCAGTCGCAGCGAAGCCCCCCTCCGACTTGTCCTCCGTAGCAGCGTGAGCAGCGAAGGAGGAGGCGGCGGAGCCGGTCCATGCGCCCTCGGGACAGGGCGGGGCGGGAGCCGGTCCCTGCCGACGTCGGGGGGAAACCGCCATGGCGGGCCGGGAATCCAAGGGGGTGGGAGGCGAGCGATGAGCGGAACCCGCACGGAAAAGGATTCGATGGGGGAGGTCCGGGTCCCGGCGAAAGCCTACTACGGGGCGCAGACGCAGCGGGCCGTCGGAAATTTCCCGGTCAGCGGCGTCCGGATGCCGCTGCCGGTCGTCCATGCCGCGGCGATGATCAAGGGGTTCGCCGCCGAGGTGAACGCGGGCCTTGTGCTCATCGACCCCTCTCTGGCCGAGGCGATCTCGCGGGCCGCCCGGGAGACGCTGGAGGGGAAGTTCGACGACCAGTTCCCGGTGGACGTCTTCCAGACCGGGTCGGGGACCTCGACGAACATGAACGTGAACGAGGTGCTCGCCAACCGGGCGAACGAGCTGCTGGGCAAACCTCTCGGGGGCAACTCCCCGGTCCACCCGAACGACCATGTCAACCGGTGCCAGTCGAGCAACGACGTGATCCCCTCGGCGATCCGGATCGCCGCGAGGCGGGAGCTGTCGGACCGGCTCGTCCCCGCCCTCTCCTGCCTGCGGGACGCCCTGGCGGCGAAGGCGGGGGAGTTCTCCGACATCCTGAAGATCGGGCGGACCCACCTGCAGGATGCGGTGCCGGTCACCCTCGGGCAGGAGTTCTCGGGGTACGCTTCCCAGGTTGATCACGGGATCCGGCGGGTGCGCGCGGCCTTCGCCGACCTCGAGGAGCTTCCGCTGGGGGGGACGGCCGTCGGAACGGGGCTGAACGCCCACCCGGAGTTCGGGGCGAGGACGATCGCCGAGATTGCGAACGCCACCGGGATCCCCTTCCGTCCGGCGGAGAACCGGTTCGAGGCGATGGGGGCTCAGGACCCCCTGGTGGCGGCCAGCGGCACGCTCAAGGGAGTGGCCGCGTCGCTTTTGAAGATCTCCCACGACATCCGGCTTCTCTCCTCCGGCCCCCGGTGCGGGATCGGGGAGATCGACCTGCCGTCGCTCCAGCCCGGCTCCTCGATCATGCCGGGGAAGGTGAACCCGGTGATCCTCGAGGTCTCGATCCAGGTCTGCGCCCAGGCGATCGGGAACGACGCGGTGGTGACGCTGGGCGGCTCGCTGGGGGTGCTGGAGCTCAACGTCATGCTCCCGGTGATGGCGCGCAACCTCCTCGAGTCGATCGGGCTCCTCTCCTCGGCATCTGTCCTGCTGGCGGAGCGGTGCGTGTCGGGGATCGCGCCGAACCGGAAGCGGTGCGGGGAGCTGATCGAGCAGAGCCTCGCGATGGTGACTCCGCTCGCGGTGAAGATCGGGTACGACAGGGCGGCGGAGCTGGCCCACGAGGCCTGGCACTCCGGGAGAACGATCCGGGCGGTCCTGCTGGACAGGAAGGTCCTCCCGCCGGAGGAGATCGAGAAGATCCTGGACCCCCGCGGGATGATCTGAACCTATTGGGAACCGCTCCCGGGATGGTATAATCCCCCGGGTATGGATACGGTAACCCATGGGCTTGCCGGGTGGCTCACCGCCCGGGCCCTTCCCTCGGAAAGCGGCAGGAAGGAAGCCGCGGCGGCGGTGATCCTCGGATCCGTCCTGCCCGACGCCGATCACGTCGCCAGGCTCCTGGGGAGCGAGATGTACCTCAAGCTCCACCGGGGGTTTTCCCACGGGTTCGCCGGCGTGGCGGTGACCTCCCTTCTGATCGCCCTGCTGTTGTACCGGTTCGGGAAATGGAAGGACCTCAAGACCCTTTACCTGTTCGCCCTCCTCGGGCAGCTTCTCCACATCTCCCTGGACCTGCTGAACTCGTACGGCACCCAGATCTTCCAGCCCTTCTCCGACGCGCGGGTCGCCTTCGACATCCTGTTCGTCATCGACCTGGTCTTCACCGGGATCATCGTGGCCGGACTGGTCCTGTCCCGCCGCCGTGCGCGGCCCGCGCGCGTGGCGATGGCCGTCCTCGCCGGGTATGTCGGGTTCGCGGCGATTCTGCATCTGCGCGCCCTGGAGGCGGTGAGGAGCGCGGCGGTCGGACAGGGCGTTCCGGTGGTCTCCGCGGCGGCGCTCCCGCGGCTCGGGCAGATCCGGGTGGGGGAGGAGCTGGCCCAGATCCGGCTGGTCGGGGAGGCATGGGCGAGGCAGGAGCTCTCCGGGCTTCCGGACCTGCCGGTCCCGGAGCAGCGGAACCGGTTCCCCTTCCCGGCGGGTCCCTTCGCCTGGAACGGCATCGTGGACGACGGGGACACCTTTCTGCGCGGCGACGTGGAGCCGTTCACCGGGACGGTGGCATGGAAGCAGCGGGTCCGCAGGGGGCAGGACGTGGCGCTGGCCCTCTCGGTCGAGGAGATCCCCGAAGTCCGGACCTACCTCTGGTTCGCCCGGTTCCCGGTCGTGCAGGAGTCGCGGGAGGGGAGCACGAGGATCCTCTCCTTTTCGGATCTCCGGTTCGGGGGAGTCCCGGGGCGTCGCCGCCCCTTCCGGCTGCAGATCGTCGAGACGCCGGGCCTCGCCCCGCTGGCGCACTGGGGGAGGTAGCGGCCCCGGCCTTCCGGCGTTCTACCGGTGGGAAGCGGCGGGGCCCTTCTGCGCGAGGAGCAGCCCGGAGGCGAGGAGCGCAAGGGCCCCGCTCGCGCCGAAGGCGGCCTGCGCCCCGAACCGGCTCCACAGGATCCCGAAGAGGAGGCTGGCCGGCAGCGCCGCGACCCCCACCGCGAGGTGGAACCACCCGAAGGCCGCCCCGCGCCGTTCGGCCGGGACGAAATCGGCGACCAGCGCCCGCTCCGCCCCCTCCGTGGCCGCCGAGTAGAGCCCGTAGACCAGGAACAGTCCGACCATCCAGGCAGCCCCTTCCGCCACTCCCCAGGCGGCGTAGACCGCCGCGTAGACGACCCAGCCCGCGACGACCATCTTCCTGCGGTCCCACCGGTCCGCCAGGATCCCCGCGTGGGTGGAGAGCGACGACTTGACGAGATTGAACCCCCCCCACAGGAGAGGGACCCAGGCGGCGGGAACTCCCGCCTCGACGGCGCGCAGGATCAGGAAGGCGTCGCTGGCGTTCCCCAGCGTGAAGAGCGACACGATCAGCAGGTAGCGGCGGAACCCCGGGGAAAGGCCTTCCAGCCGGAGACCGCTGCCCGATGCGGGGGGGGGCTTCGTTCCGGTGTCCCGGACCATGAGCCAGAGGACGGCGACGGCGATCCCTCCGGGGATCGCCGCGAGGAAGAAGACGGACCGGTAGGAAAGTCCGGCCCCCGCAAGCAGGAGGAAGGCGGCGGCGGGACCCAGGACCGCGCCGAGGTGATCCAGCGCCCGCTGGAAGCCGAAGGCGCCCCCCCGCTCCTCCGGGGGGACGGATTCGGCCACCAGGGCGTCCCGGGGGGGGCTTCGCACCCCCTTCCCGATCCGGTCGGAGAACCGGATGGCGAGCACATGCCCCCAGGAGGCGGCGAACCCCATCAGCGGGCGCATGACCGACGAGAGGCCGTACCCGGCAAGGACCAAGGGCTTTCTCTTTCCCATCCGGTCCGACCAGGCGCCGGAGAACAGCTTCAGCAGGCTCGCCGTGGCTTCCGCCACTCCCTCGATCGCCCCCAGGACGGCCGGCCCCGCTCCCAGGGATGCGGTCAGGAAGAGCGGGAGGAGGGGATAGATCATCTCGCTCGACATGTCGGTGAAGAGGCTCACCAGGCCGAGGGCGACGACGTTGCGGGGGAGACGGGTCCGGCTCACGCGGCTATGCGGACGGGGGGCCGTTGCGCAGCAGGCGCAGCCCGTTGAAGATGACCAATAGCGTCGTCCCCATGTCGGCGGCCACCGCCATCCAGAGGGTGGCGTACCCGGCGGCGGCGGCGACGAGGAAGCCGGCCTTGATCGCGATCGAGGCGACGACGTTCTGGCGGACCACGGCGACCATCCGGCGGCCGAGCAGGACCGCCTCCGGCACCCGGCGGAGGTCCTCGGCCATGAGCGCCACGTCGGCCGTCTCGATCGCCGCCGGCGACCCGGCCGCGCCCATGGCGATCCCGACCGAGGCCAGCGCCAGCGCTGGCGCGTCGTTCACCCCGTCGCCCACCATGGCCACCGCGCCGTGGGAGGCGACCAGCTCCCGCACCTTCTCCAGCTTCTCCTCCGGGAGCAGCCCGGAAAGGACCTCGTCGATCCCGACCTCCCTCCCGGCCGTGCGGGCGGCGTCTTCGTGGTCTCCGGTGAGCATGACGACATGCTCCACCCCGAGCGCGGCCAGCGACCGCACCGCCTCCTTCGCCTCGGGACGGAGCTCGTCCTCCATCTCGAGGACCCCCGCGATCCCCTCGTCCGTTCCCACGATGGAGAAGGTGCGGCCCCCCTTCTCCTCCCCGGCGGGCAGGATCTCTTCCAGCCGCCCCCGGGTTCCCTCCCGCTCGGCGAACATCCGGCGGTTTCCCACGTAGACCCGTTTCCCCTCGACCACGGCGGAGACCCCCCGTCCCTCGAGGGTTTCGAAGGTGCGCGCCAGCGTCCCCCGGGCCGGCTGCGCGATCCCCCTCCGGCGCGCTTCGTGACGGATCGCCTCGGCGGCCGGGTGGGCGGACCCCGCCTCCACGGCCCCGGCCAGTCGCACGATCTCCGATTCCTCCACCCCGCTCGCCGGCCGGACCCTTGTCACCTTGAGCATCCCCCGGGTGAGCGTCCCCGTCTTGTCGAACGCCACGGCCCGGACCTTCCCCAGCGTCTCGAGATGGCTCGCCCCCTTGACCAGGATCCCCTGCCGGCCGGCCCGCGTGAGGGCCGAGACGGTGGCCACCGGAGCCGCCAGCACGATCGCGCAGGGGCAGGCGATGACCAGGAGCACGAGCCCCCGGTAGGCCCAGTCCGCCGCGGACCCCAGACCGAGCAGGGGGGGCAGGCAGGCCACCAGGAGCGCGGACACGAGGACCGCCGGGGTGTACCGGGAGGCGAAGCGCTCCATGAAGGTCTCGACGGGGGCCTTGCTCGCCTGCGCCTCCTCGACGCGGCGGAGGATCATCGCGAAGGCCGACTCCGAGAGGGGACGCAGCGCCGTCGCGAGGATCGGATTGCGCCCGTTCACCGTCCCGGCGAACAGGGGGTCCCCCTCCACCTTCTCGACCGGGATCGATTCCCCCGTGAGTGTTGCCTCGTTCACGTCGGAGCCTCCCTTGAAGACCTCGGCGTCCACCGGGATCCGGGAGCCGGGCCGGATAACGAGGACGTCTCCGGGGCGGACCTCCCCCGCGGGGATCGTCCGCTCGCGGCCGCCCACCCCTCCCTCGCGCACGACCGCCGTTTCCGGGGCGAGGGAGAAGAGGCCGGCGGCCGCCCTGCGCGCCCGGTCGAGGCTCCGGGCTTCCAGGTGGTTGGCCAGCGCGAAGAGGGTGACGACCACGGCCGCCTCCTCCCACTCCCCGAGCGCCGCCGCGCCGGCGATCGACACCGTCATGAGGGCGTTCATCCCGAGGGAGCGGTTGCGAAGCTCCCTCGCGCCGCGCACCGCCACTCCCGCCCCTCCGGCGAGGACGGCGGCGAGGAAGAATCCCTTCGTCCAGGAGAGGTCCGGGTAGAGGAAGCAGGCGACCGCCCCGGCGCACAGAAGAACCGCGGACAGGGCGAAGACGGTCAAATGGGGGCTGCCGGATTCGGGGAGGTCGGCCCGCCGGAGCGACTCGTCCACCGGATGACCGTCCATCCCGATCGCCGAAAGCGCGGACAGGATCTCCACCGTAGCGCACCGGTGGCGCACCTCGACCTGCCGGGCGAAGAGCCGGAAGGTCATCTCCTCGACTCCCGGAAGCCGCCCCAGGGCGGTGCGGATCTCCTTCTCCTCGTCCGGGCAGTCCATCGCCGGCACGAAGAACCGGGTCGCCGTGCTCGGCGGGTCCGTATCCATACCGTTCATTGTACCGGAGCCGCGAGACCGTGGAGACGCCCCGGATCCGTTTCGTCCCGGAGCGGAATCCCCCGCGAGCCAGGGTCCCCGGTCACAGGCGCAGCAACCGAGCGATTTCATCGAATGGGGCGGCCGGGACGCGGCTGCTCGTCAAGCCCCGGAAGGCGTTGTGCAAAGAACCGCTTTCGCCACCGGGAGACGACCAGCCGGCTTGTATCCAGGCGGGCGGCAATCTCATCGTTGTCCAACCCTTCGGCGGCCAACAGGATCATCTTGGCCCGGAGGACATGATAATACGGTAGCGTATATCGTGCCGCCCTCCGTACGAGTTCGCTCC containing:
- a CDS encoding nitric-oxide reductase, which translates into the protein MEYRSQKIAYWYFVAALPLFVLQVLMGLYLGYSYTFTVPQEVVDVFPFATARAMHTNLLVLWMLLGFMGGTYYIVPEETQSEIYSTGLAWFQLIALLVTGVVALVGFFFGWTQGRPLLEIPRPLDLVVVVGALVFLFNVGMTMLKANRWTVIQGTLLGGLVFLALLYLFGIPFYRNLVIDWYYWWWVIHLWVEGSWELVTGAILAFILMKLTGVDRQVVEKWLYVEIGLFMFTGLAGTGHHYYWLGAPRYWLWIGGIFSALEPLPILLMVIDTMHHVKQRKKEIVNPLVWTYAIGCAIFHMIGAGVWGIAHTLPQINYYTHGSQVTVAHGHLAFFGAYALLNLTTFYFAMPRIKGIEVFDDRRGKYGFWTMNIAMMTMGLTFTVGGVLQSYIERVLGMGYMTAQGHMRLWMGITVVAGLFFLAGLLTTVTDLFTLRPAKVGGGHS
- the aspA gene encoding aspartate ammonia-lyase (catalyzes the formation of fumarate from aspartate), which translates into the protein MSGTRTEKDSMGEVRVPAKAYYGAQTQRAVGNFPVSGVRMPLPVVHAAAMIKGFAAEVNAGLVLIDPSLAEAISRAARETLEGKFDDQFPVDVFQTGSGTSTNMNVNEVLANRANELLGKPLGGNSPVHPNDHVNRCQSSNDVIPSAIRIAARRELSDRLVPALSCLRDALAAKAGEFSDILKIGRTHLQDAVPVTLGQEFSGYASQVDHGIRRVRAAFADLEELPLGGTAVGTGLNAHPEFGARTIAEIANATGIPFRPAENRFEAMGAQDPLVAASGTLKGVAASLLKISHDIRLLSSGPRCGIGEIDLPSLQPGSSIMPGKVNPVILEVSIQVCAQAIGNDAVVTLGGSLGVLELNVMLPVMARNLLESIGLLSSASVLLAERCVSGIAPNRKRCGELIEQSLAMVTPLAVKIGYDRAAELAHEAWHSGRTIRAVLLDRKVLPPEEIEKILDPRGMI
- a CDS encoding MFS transporter; this translates as MSSEMIYPLLPLFLTASLGAGPAVLGAIEGVAEATASLLKLFSGAWSDRMGKRKPLVLAGYGLSSVMRPLMGFAASWGHVLAIRFSDRIGKGVRSPPRDALVAESVPPEERGGAFGFQRALDHLGAVLGPAAAFLLLAGAGLSYRSVFFLAAIPGGIAVAVLWLMVRDTGTKPPPASGSGLRLEGLSPGFRRYLLIVSLFTLGNASDAFLILRAVEAGVPAAWVPLLWGGFNLVKSSLSTHAGILADRWDRRKMVVAGWVVYAAVYAAWGVAEGAAWMVGLFLVYGLYSAATEGAERALVADFVPAERRGAAFGWFHLAVGVAALPASLLFGILWSRFGAQAAFGASGALALLASGLLLAQKGPAASHR
- a CDS encoding cadmium-translocating P-type ATPase is translated as MDTDPPSTATRFFVPAMDCPDEEKEIRTALGRLPGVEEMTFRLFARQVEVRHRCATVEILSALSAIGMDGHPVDESLRRADLPESGSPHLTVFALSAVLLCAGAVACFLYPDLSWTKGFFLAAVLAGGAGVAVRGARELRNRSLGMNALMTVSIAGAAALGEWEEAAVVVTLFALANHLEARSLDRARRAAAGLFSLAPETAVVREGGVGGRERTIPAGEVRPGDVLVIRPGSRIPVDAEVFKGGSDVNEATLTGESIPVEKVEGDPLFAGTVNGRNPILATALRPLSESAFAMILRRVEEAQASKAPVETFMERFASRYTPAVLVSALLVACLPPLLGLGSAADWAYRGLVLLVIACPCAIVLAAPVATVSALTRAGRQGILVKGASHLETLGKVRAVAFDKTGTLTRGMLKVTRVRPASGVEESEIVRLAGAVEAGSAHPAAEAIRHEARRRGIAQPARGTLARTFETLEGRGVSAVVEGKRVYVGNRRMFAEREGTRGRLEEILPAGEEKGGRTFSIVGTDEGIAGVLEMEDELRPEAKEAVRSLAALGVEHVVMLTGDHEDAARTAGREVGIDEVLSGLLPEEKLEKVRELVASHGAVAMVGDGVNDAPALALASVGIAMGAAGSPAAIETADVALMAEDLRRVPEAVLLGRRMVAVVRQNVVASIAIKAGFLVAAAAGYATLWMAVAADMGTTLLVIFNGLRLLRNGPPSA